In Quercus robur chromosome 11, dhQueRobu3.1, whole genome shotgun sequence, the following proteins share a genomic window:
- the LOC126706947 gene encoding probable amidase At4g34880, protein MEIKNPASLLFAPLISLLIITSNLISTTDGHDFKIEEASIEEIQRAFTENRLTSRQLVDFYLDRIEELNPLLRSVVEVNPDARDQVDVADRERGVNGDRSMVAALGELHGIPVLLKDTIAKMEIGGLERRCGACDGCGVDGVLWCFRVLTDKLNTTAGSYALLGSVVARDAGVVEKLRKGGAVILGKASLTEWYSFRSLGHVPNGWCARARQGVNPYVPSGNPCGSSSGSAISVAANMVAVSLASETHGSILCPADHNSVVGFKPTVGLTSRAGVIPILPRHDTVGTISRTVSDAVYVLDVIAGFDPRDYEATKEAAKFVPVGGYKQFLNPNGLEGKRLGVVRNPFVSSLNKSSVIEEFERHLKTIRQRGATVVDNLEIANIYVILSSKRSGELTAMLAEFKLSFNDYLKDLISSPVRSLADIIAFNQNNPDLEKTKEYGQATFIASEKTSGIGEKERQAFELMENLSRNGFEKLMMENELDALVTPGTGAIPLLAIGGHPGITVPAGYDSAGMPFGICFGGIKGTEPKLIEIAYAFEQATMIRRPPFSKSFEMNNEVHFGSA, encoded by the exons ATGGAAATCAAGAATCCAGCTTCGTTGCTCTTTGCACCGTTGATCTCACTGTTGATCATCACCAGCAACTTAATCAGCACAACCGACGGCCACGATTTCAAGATCGAAGAGGCGAGCATCGAGGAGATCCAACGAGCATTCACAGAGAACAGACTCACATCAAGGCAGTTAGTTGACTTTTACTTAGACCGAATCGAGGAGCTGAATCCGCTGCTTCGCAGCGTAGTGGAGGTGAATCCAGACGCGCGGGATCAAGTGGACGTGGCTGATCGCGAGAGGGGAGTGAATGGTGACCGTTCGATGGTGGCGGCGTTGGGGGAGTTGCACGGAATTCCTGTGCTACTGAAGGACACAATAGCGA AGATGGAGATCGGTGGATTGGAGAGGCGTTGTGGTGCTTGTGATGGCTGTGGTGTTGATGGAGTTCTTTGGTGCTTCCGGGTTTTGACC gaCAAGTTGAACACGACGGCTGGGTCGTACGCGCTGCTGGGTTCGGTGGTGGCTCGTGACGCGGGTGTGGTGGAGAAGCTGAGAAAAGGTGGGGCTGTCATATTGGGGAAGGCTAGTCTTACTGAGTGGTACTCTTTTCGTTCTTTGGGTCATGTTCCTAATGGTTGGTGTGCCAGAGCTCGTCAAGGCGTG AACCCGTATGTTCCATCAGGGAATCCATGTGGTTCGAGCAGTGGATCAGCCATTTCAGTAGCTGCAAACATGGTGGCAGTGTCACTTGCAAGTGAGACTCATGGCTCCATCCTCTGTCCAGCTGATCATAACTCTGTTGTAGGGTTCAAACCCACTGTTGGGCTAACTAGTCGAGCCGGCGTCATTCCAATATTACCCCGCCATGACACAGTTGG GACAATAAGCAGAACAGTGTCTGATGCGGTTTATGTGCTTGATGTAATTGCGGGTTTTGATCCACGAGATTATGAAGCAACAAAAGAAGCAGCCAAATTTGTACCTGTTGGTGGTTATAAACAATTTCTTAACCCAAATGGGCTGGAAGGAAAGAGATTGGGGGTCGTTAGGAATCCATTTGTGAGCTCCTTAAATAAATCCTCTGTTATTGAAGAGTTTGAACGCCATCTGAAGACAATAAg ACAAAGAGGTGCAACTGTAGTGGACAATCTTGAGATAGCAAATATTTATGTAATACTAAGTTCTAAACGAAGTGGTGAATTGACTGCAATGCTGGCTGAGTTCAAGTTGTCCTTCAATGATTACCTGAAAGACCTCATCTCTTCTCCAGTGAGGTCACTTGCTGACATTATTGCCTTCAACCAAAATAATCCTGATTTG GAGAAGACTAAAGAGTATGGTCAGGCCACTTTTATTGCATCAGAGAAAACAAGTGGGattggagaaaaagaaaggcaGGCATTTGAATTAATGGAAAACCTGTCACGAAATGGATTTGAGAAATTAATGATGGAAAATGAATTGGATGCATTGGTGACACCTGGTACAGGTGCCATTCCTCTGCTGGCAATAGGAGGTCATCCGGGAATTACAGTCCCTGCTGGTTATGACAGTGCCGGAATGCCATTTGGGATCTGTTTCGGTGGCATCAAAGGTACAGAACCAAAGTTGATTGAGATAGCTTATGCTTTTGAACAAGCCACCATGATACGGAGGCCTCCTTTTTCCAAATCATTTGAAATGAATAACGAAGTTCACTTTGGAAGTGCCTAG